The window ACAACAAGAGACTCCTTTATATCCTTACTGTAGATATAAATAGCGATTACAGTTACTAAAAAAGCTATTACGCGCCAGGTTATTGCCTTTGCAATAGATCTTTTTGGATGTTCCATTCTGTCTCCTCATATACTACTATTATAATCAAGTTAGTCGGGATTAGATTAAAAAAATAAGGGTGGAAACTACCTTGTCAAACCCTAATCCCTACTAACCTAATCATATTTGTAATAATTACAAGTATACCATATAATCCAATGGTGTCAAGGGAAAAATTAAGAAAAGTTATAGCACTAGGGGCACCACGCCCCACTTATCTATCGAAGATTAAATTTTAACGACTAGGCAATGTAGGGGACACTTAAGTGTCCCCTACTGCTACTGCTCTCAAAGTAGAAAACAATAGCGTGAAACAATATTGGCGTGGTAAATAAACGACCGTTTATTTATTTTAGGATTTTGGGTAGGGTTGCTTAAATGGTTTCTTTACTGATTCTTTATTAATATAAGAATAAAAACTATTAACAAAACAACCACGAGGTAAAAAAGTTCTATTTGCAGGGGAGGTCTTTTAACCCATTTATGATAGGTAGGTCCCATACCTCGGTTAAGATATAATTTGCTACCACAAGATGGACAATTGATAGTTTTAGAATTACCTCCAAAATTTGTCAAATCAGCCCCACAATGGCATAAGTTTTTCATTATCATCTTTTAAATCCCTCCGCAAATAAAGGTTTCATTTCTTAAACCATTTTTTCCAAACAACATAACAAAACAAAACAAGAAGCACTCTTCCAAATAGTTCTTTGTAAAAATAATAAAAATTCTCATCTGGAGCTACTTTCGCTGACAATGCCCAGCCAATTATTATTAATACTCCTGCCGTTAAAACAATTATCAATTCTTTTTTACTCAACCGTCACCCCAATTGACCTCTTCTTCTCCATAACATCTCCTTGCTTCTACAAAGTATACACTATGCACTTCAAAGGTCAAATAGGATAAAATAATCCACTAAATAAACGAACGATTGTTTATTGTAGGGTTTTTATACTGGCTATATACAAGAAGAATAAGGGGAGGATTGTTTACTGTAGCTAAGGATTCTTAGTTCACTCTATTGCTGTGTAAATCATACGGGTAATCTGGTCAAATCTAACCAGGTTAGAAACGGCTAAGAAACGGCTACCAAATCAAAGATTTGGAACGGGGCTCGCTGTAAACCGTAGCGGACCGCTAAAATCTCTCCAGTGCCGAAGGCCCCAGCCTGCCAGAAGAATTGAGATTGCTTCCCATTCCAAATCTCCGATTTGGAACGGGACACGGTCGCTTCGCTCGCAATGACAAGTAGGTTCTCGACTCGCTTTGCTCGCTCGAACAGTATTAGAGAATGATGTTGAGTAGGGTGCCTACGAGGAGGGCTACGGATAGCATGATTGTGGCGGATTTTAGCATGTCTTTTATGCCTAGTTCTTTGACAAGCATAACAAAGGTGGCGATGCAGGGAAAGTAGATTGCTAGCACTGTGGATCCGATTACAAGTTGCTTGGTCGTGAGGTTAAGTGGGCCGAGCATGCCTACTGCAACGTCTTTTCTTAAAAAGCCTACAATCAATGCAGAGATCGCTTCTTTTGGAAGGCCCCACAGGCCTGTAAGAATTGGCGCAAATAATCTGGAAACAAAATCTATTACATGAAGCGCGTACAGGATATTGACAAACAAGATCCCTAAGAGCACGTATGGTATTGCCTCTTTTAAAAAACCAGATACCCTCATCCAGAGTTTCTTAACTACAGCTATAGCCTGAGGTATTCTATATGGTGGGATTTCAACTAATATCTCAGGACTCGCGCCCTTTAACACCTTATTCATGATAAGGCCCTTTACAATCAAAAGTATAAAAAGTGTGCCAAAGACAATGCCCAGATACTGGCCGCCTCTTTCTCCTACTAGTCCTATGATCATGGCGATCTGCGCCATGCATGGGATAGACACAGCCATGAGCGTTGCTGCAATGAATTTTTCACGCCTTCCTTCTAAGAGCCTGAGCGCCAATGCACCTGGCACATTGCAGCCCATACCCAGCATCATCGGTACTATTGCAAATCCGTGAAGCCCGATATGATGCATGAGATTGTCGACCATAACTGCCAGACGAGGCAGATATCCAAAATCCTCAAGTATCCCCAAGATCAGATAGAAGCTGATTATATATGGCAACACCATTGCGATTGGCACAAATAGACCTGTAGTCAATACGCCAAACGACATCTTAAAATCAATTGCGCCATCAATAAGATTCCCGACTAATACATTGTGTAAAAACGTATCCTGGCCCAGCAAACTGCCAAACTTAAGCATCAATGGTGCCCATAGTTTTTCAAATAAAGGCTCGCACACAAAGGTTATAAGGCTCTCGCCAATAAAACGTATGGCCCAGAACGCGCCATAGATAATAGCCATAGCTATTGGAATACCTGATAGCGGTTTTATGCTAAGCTCTTCTAATCTCTGAAGGACTGTGTGATGATGATGTGTTATTTTCTGAACATCCTCGACAATCTCTCCTATCCTTTCCCATTTCTCAGAATCAGACAATGGCTTGAGCTTTAAAGGATATGCGTCTTTTAAACGTATAACCAGCTCCTTTATGCCCTCGCCAGTCAAACCGCATGTTGGAACAACAGGAACGCCCAGATGCTCCTCTAATCTTTTAACATCAATATCAATGCCCTGGTGTTTTGTTTCATCCCACATATTCAGCGCAATGACAGTGGGGATATTTTTTTCTAATATTTGGAGGGTTAGATACAGATTCCTCTCAAGATTTGTCGCATTTACTACATTTATTACTACATCACCCTGTTTCAGCATCTGACAGGCTACATCCTCTGCCTTACAGGTAGGCTCTAATGTATAGGTACCAGGCACATCTATAACAGAAGGGCGCTCGCTTCCTATCTTCATCTGGCCCTGTGTAAATTCTACAGTAGTGCCCGGATAATTAGACACAGCGATCCTGGCTCCAGTAAGCCTGGAGAATATAGCACTCTTACCAACATTGGGATTGCCCATCAACAATACTTTTTTCACGATCTCTCAACCTCTACAAAAATCTTTTTTGCCATACCCCATCCAATGGCAACACGAACCTTATCTACTTCGACAGTCTGCGGTCCGCGCCAGAAATGGGAACTGATCTTTTTTATTTTTTTGCCCTGCCTTATACCTATATTCTGGACCCTTTGAGAAAAATCAGAGCCCCCACGTAGTTCTTTTATGATGCCGCTCTCTCCGTTCTTCACCTGTGTCAAATCTATGATCATTCTTATGTTGCCTCCTTATATAACCTGCCCTGAAATGTATCCTTTTGCTCTATGCCTCTAAG is drawn from Candidatus Gorgyraea atricola and contains these coding sequences:
- a CDS encoding ferrous iron transporter B, whose product is MKKVLLMGNPNVGKSAIFSRLTGARIAVSNYPGTTVEFTQGQMKIGSERPSVIDVPGTYTLEPTCKAEDVACQMLKQGDVVINVVNATNLERNLYLTLQILEKNIPTVIALNMWDETKHQGIDIDVKRLEEHLGVPVVPTCGLTGEGIKELVIRLKDAYPLKLKPLSDSEKWERIGEIVEDVQKITHHHHTVLQRLEELSIKPLSGIPIAMAIIYGAFWAIRFIGESLITFVCEPLFEKLWAPLMLKFGSLLGQDTFLHNVLVGNLIDGAIDFKMSFGVLTTGLFVPIAMVLPYIISFYLILGILEDFGYLPRLAVMVDNLMHHIGLHGFAIVPMMLGMGCNVPGALALRLLEGRREKFIAATLMAVSIPCMAQIAMIIGLVGERGGQYLGIVFGTLFILLIVKGLIMNKVLKGASPEILVEIPPYRIPQAIAVVKKLWMRVSGFLKEAIPYVLLGILFVNILYALHVIDFVSRLFAPILTGLWGLPKEAISALIVGFLRKDVAVGMLGPLNLTTKQLVIGSTVLAIYFPCIATFVMLVKELGIKDMLKSATIMLSVALLVGTLLNIIL
- a CDS encoding DUF2061 domain-containing protein: MEHPKRSIAKAITWRVIAFLVTVIAIYIYSKDIKESLVVGISANLIKIFLYYAHERIWNRVKFGRLESPEYQI
- a CDS encoding FeoA family protein, giving the protein MIIDLTQVKNGESGIIKELRGGSDFSQRVQNIGIRQGKKIKKISSHFWRGPQTVEVDKVRVAIGWGMAKKIFVEVERS